The sequence CGCCGTCCTAAGAAATATGTATTATTATACAACCGGATTAATATAAATACAACAGATTATGTAACATTTATATCCGGCAAGAGTCGTGGATTCCTCCCTTATCTTGTTCAATTTTCACTTTCTTATATTTCGAAAAAAAAGAAGCGCCGCTTCTCCTATTAAACACAGGAAAAACTACGCTTCTCTCTTGAACCCTTTGCCCAGCACCTCATGCGCGTCGCTGATAATAACGAACGCCCCAGGGTCCACCGAGCGAACAATCGCCTTCAGACGGGACGTCTCATTCTGTCCAACCGCTACCATCAGCACCGTGCGGCTGTCGCCGGTATATCCGCCTTGAGCCTCCAGCTTCGTTAGGCCCCGGTCCAAATCATTCAGAATCGCCTCGGAGATCGCCTCCGTATGGTCAGAAATGATATACGCCACCTTCGTGTAACTGAAGCCCACTTCCAGCGCGTCGATCACTCTGCCTGTTACGAACAGGCCGATCAGCGCGTACATCGCCTGCTCCATCCCCAGCACGAATGCCGCCAGCGTAATCACCGTGCCGTCTAACAGGACGACGGACATGGAGAAGCTGAGGCCGGTCACCTTCTGGATAATCTGCGCCAGAATCGTAAGGCCCCCTGTCGAGCCGCGTCCCCGGAACACCAGGCCAAGACCGAGACCGACGCCAATTCCGCCGTAGATAGAGGCCAGCAGAGGATTAGCGGTCGGCACCGGACCGTCTTTGGTCAAGTAAATGAACAGCGGCAGCACAATGCTGCCCAGCAGTGACCGGAGCCCATAATTCCGGCCCAGGATGAATACGCCAAGTATAAAGAGCGGGATGTTGAGCGCCCACTGGGTAAAAGCCGGCTCCGCTCTCAACCACGACTCTGCCAAAACAGACAAGCCCGATACGCCGCCGGAAGCGATCCGGTTCGGCAGCAAGAACAAGTTGAAAGCGAGCGCGGTAATGAGCGAGCCGACGGTGATCATCGTCGTGTCCGCAAGATGACGGAGCGGTCCGTTCAGCGGAATAAGCGGCGCCCTGCTCCGTGTCTTTATTTTGGACATTGGTTATTCGGCCTCGGTCTTGATCTGGCTGCGTAAATATCCGTCGATAAAGGCGTCCAGATCGCCGTCCATCACAGAACCGACATTACCCGTCTCCACTGAGGTCCGGTGGTCCTTAACCATGCTGTACGGGTGGAAGACATAGGAACGGATCTGGCTGCCCCAAGCAATATCCGACTGCTCGCCGCGGATCTCGTCCAGCTCACGCTGCTGCTCTTCCAGCTTGCGCTCGTACAGCTTGGAACGCAGCATCGTCATCGCGCGCTCCCGGTTCTTAATCTGGGAGCGTTCATTCT is a genomic window of Paenibacillus durus ATCC 35681 containing:
- a CDS encoding YitT family protein is translated as MSKIKTRSRAPLIPLNGPLRHLADTTMITVGSLITALAFNLFLLPNRIASGGVSGLSVLAESWLRAEPAFTQWALNIPLFILGVFILGRNYGLRSLLGSIVLPLFIYLTKDGPVPTANPLLASIYGGIGVGLGLGLVFRGRGSTGGLTILAQIIQKVTGLSFSMSVVLLDGTVITLAAFVLGMEQAMYALIGLFVTGRVIDALEVGFSYTKVAYIISDHTEAISEAILNDLDRGLTKLEAQGGYTGDSRTVLMVAVGQNETSRLKAIVRSVDPGAFVIISDAHEVLGKGFKREA